One window from the genome of Thermodesulfobacteriota bacterium encodes:
- the ruvA gene encoding Holliday junction branch migration protein RuvA, with product MIACLKGTLLHKGDEEVEMLVGGVGYLVAVPRSCLETLPPAGTEILLHVHTQVREDAITLFGFADRLDREMFLLLGKVTGVGPRLALALLSGLPTPALARAIQARDLHRLTRISGIGKKIAERLCLELADKVLPFLAAGPAAPAAGAGEATGEDLVSALVNLGYPAVRAKAALEALRQELGAEVFLALPLPELIRRALRSLA from the coding sequence ATGATCGCCTGCCTCAAGGGCACCCTGCTGCACAAGGGGGACGAGGAGGTGGAGATGCTGGTGGGCGGCGTCGGCTACCTGGTGGCGGTGCCCCGCTCCTGCCTGGAAACCCTGCCCCCTGCTGGCACCGAGATCCTCCTCCATGTCCACACCCAGGTCCGGGAGGATGCCATCACCCTGTTCGGCTTTGCCGACCGTCTGGACCGGGAGATGTTCCTCCTGCTGGGCAAGGTGACCGGCGTCGGCCCCCGGCTGGCCCTGGCCCTCCTGTCCGGCCTGCCGACCCCGGCCCTGGCCCGGGCCATCCAGGCCAGGGATCTGCACCGGCTCACCCGCATTTCTGGCATCGGCAAGAAGATCGCCGAGCGGCTTTGCCTGGAGCTGGCGGACAAGGTCCTGCCCTTTCTGGCCGCCGGCCCCGCCGCACCGGCGGCCGGAGCAGGGGAGGCCACCGGCGAGGACCTCGTCTCCGCCCTGGTCAATCTCGGCTATCCGGCCGTCCGGGCCAAGGCCGCCCTGGAGGCCTTGCGCCAGGAGCTGGGGGCGGAGGTCTTTTTGGCCCTGCCCCTTCCTGAGCTCATCCGCCGCGCTCTGAGGTCCCTGGCATGA
- the ruvC gene encoding crossover junction endodeoxyribonuclease RuvC, with protein sequence MPPGTRTGLRILGLDPGSRATGYGVIDLVGHKLVFVACGVVRPPAEAAFAERLRRIHDGLVQVIAEHTPDEAAVEDVFVAANPRSALKLGHARGVAMIAAMGRELAVHEYGPRQIKQAVVGYGLAGKEQMQRMVRLLLSLAALPSQDAADALAVAICHAHHGGRLPPARTAGLACGRAAP encoded by the coding sequence TTGCCGCCCGGGACCCGGACCGGCCTGCGCATCCTGGGCCTGGATCCCGGCTCCCGGGCCACCGGTTACGGGGTCATCGACTTGGTGGGCCACAAGCTCGTCTTCGTGGCCTGCGGCGTGGTGCGGCCCCCGGCGGAGGCGGCCTTTGCCGAGCGGCTGCGCCGGATCCACGACGGCCTGGTGCAGGTGATCGCCGAGCACACGCCCGATGAGGCGGCGGTGGAGGATGTCTTTGTGGCGGCCAACCCCCGCTCGGCCCTCAAGCTGGGGCATGCCCGGGGGGTGGCGATGATCGCTGCCATGGGCCGGGAGCTGGCGGTGCACGAGTATGGCCCCCGGCAGATCAAGCAGGCGGTGGTGGGCTACGGCCTGGCCGGCAAGGAGCAGATGCAGCGCATGGTGCGGCTGCTCTTAAGCCTTGCCGCCCTGCCCAGCCAGGACGCGGCTGACGCCCTGGCGGTGGCCATCTGCCATGCCCACCACGGCGGCCGCCTGCCTCCGGCCCGGACTGCCGGCCTGGCCTGCGGGAGAGCGGCGCCATGA